In Rhizobium sp. ZPR4, a genomic segment contains:
- a CDS encoding helix-turn-helix transcriptional regulator — protein sequence MPGESRLTRSGRISGRSDLFPKLVSMQKLIDAQHFAVYRLHGSGLPHKQRLVCELDNWGSANSVVGKSFVEAYGEALIEHIDKSLLPLMWNGRDSDSTAETPDFAVFTQRLKPHLLPFAGAAFPVRLGAVGNGYTVFTAKFMDLSSDMIVELHGRSCQIMMELLSLDERRSQAAEALSEREIACLQLAGDGRISEEIAEKLGLSVHTVNAYLGSATIKLDSVNRIQAIAKAIRFGYIS from the coding sequence ATGCCGGGCGAATCACGGCTTACCCGTTCCGGGCGGATCTCCGGCCGTTCGGATCTGTTCCCGAAGCTGGTGTCGATGCAAAAGCTGATCGATGCCCAGCATTTCGCCGTTTACCGCCTGCACGGCTCGGGATTGCCGCATAAGCAGCGCCTGGTGTGCGAACTGGATAATTGGGGTTCGGCGAACTCCGTCGTCGGCAAATCCTTTGTTGAGGCCTATGGCGAAGCGCTGATCGAGCATATCGATAAATCGCTGCTGCCGCTGATGTGGAACGGGCGCGATAGTGACAGCACGGCCGAGACGCCGGATTTTGCCGTCTTCACGCAGCGCCTGAAGCCGCATCTCCTGCCTTTTGCCGGCGCCGCCTTTCCCGTGCGGCTGGGCGCTGTCGGCAACGGTTATACCGTCTTCACGGCCAAGTTCATGGATCTCTCGAGCGATATGATCGTCGAGCTGCACGGCCGTAGTTGCCAGATCATGATGGAGCTCCTGTCACTGGACGAGCGCCGTTCACAGGCCGCCGAAGCGCTGAGTGAGCGCGAAATCGCCTGCCTGCAGCTTGCCGGCGACGGGCGCATCAGCGAGGAGATTGCCGAGAAGCTCGGATTGTCGGTGCATACCGTCAACGCCTATCTCGGATCGGCGACGATCAAGCTCGACAGCGTCAACCGCATCCAGGCCATCGCGAAGGCGATCCGCTTCGGCTACATAAGCTGA
- a CDS encoding helix-turn-helix transcriptional regulator: MDMQISQMSKGDRDARSIVSAGAMSREQLILQLNAVSGPAYLQAGLHALTSYAGATYYLLVRSDLVQESGLDFVISSDWPFDLVRRLATELAAGYGRIGELEKCMALFQPSLALLPDEVSLPDGVGRQYHALTFNVGRPRFSLLLLASEAAVLLPERLRDVGLLAGYLASSTRCFEGKLERDFDLTERELECLFWIAEGKTSDEIAMILGISRNTINNYITSVMRKTATKTRSEAIAFAVRNNLV, from the coding sequence ATGGACATGCAAATATCGCAGATGAGCAAAGGCGATAGGGATGCGCGATCGATCGTGTCCGCCGGAGCCATGTCGCGCGAGCAGCTCATTCTGCAGCTGAATGCCGTTTCAGGCCCTGCCTATCTCCAAGCCGGCCTTCATGCTCTCACGAGCTATGCCGGCGCGACCTATTATCTTCTTGTCAGGTCCGATCTTGTCCAGGAAAGCGGCCTCGACTTCGTGATTTCCTCCGATTGGCCCTTCGATCTCGTCCGGCGTCTGGCGACGGAGCTGGCAGCTGGTTACGGTCGCATCGGCGAGCTGGAAAAGTGCATGGCGCTATTTCAGCCGAGCCTGGCGCTGCTTCCTGATGAAGTTTCCCTGCCTGACGGTGTGGGCCGGCAATATCATGCCTTGACGTTCAACGTCGGTCGCCCCCGCTTCTCCCTGCTGTTGCTGGCGAGTGAAGCGGCGGTGCTTCTACCCGAGCGGTTGAGGGATGTCGGTCTCCTGGCCGGCTATCTAGCCAGTTCCACGCGTTGCTTCGAGGGCAAGCTGGAGCGTGATTTCGATCTGACCGAGCGCGAGCTGGAATGCCTGTTCTGGATTGCCGAAGGCAAGACGAGTGATGAGATTGCGATGATTCTAGGAATCTCGCGCAACACCATCAACAACTATATCACCAGCGTCATGCGCAAGACCGCCACCAAGACCCGCTCGGAGGCCATCGCCTTCGCAGTGCGCAATAATCTCGTTTAA
- the fliF gene encoding flagellar basal-body MS-ring/collar protein FliF yields the protein MNLLNQLVPLLRNLQNLGRTRLMILGGVGAVSMLLILFAALYVNKPAQETLYVGLDATDLNQISIALAEAKINFQVGTDGTSLTVPAGMTGKARALLAERGLPTSGKAGYELFDNVGSLGLTSFMQEVTRVRALEGEISRTITSIAGISAARVHIVMQDVGNFRKADQKPTASVMIRASAEAARKSASAIRHLVASAVPGLEVDDVTILDSTGQLLASGDDPGNGALSRNLGIVQNVQSEVESNIDKALAPFLGMDNFRSSVTAQLNTDSQQVQETTYDPDSKVERSVRTVKEAQKSQQSQPDSAATVEQNIPQAAPQSGGNTPTSNDQSDKREEQTNYEINSKTTATTRNSYKIEKLSVAVVVNKGRIAQMVGQGADQAKIDAYVAEMQKIVATAAGVDQGRGDIVTVNAMDFLDNQLLEDTSSSFSITDMLSRNMAGIINSLAFVAVAFLIVWMGFRPLIRSLGGSSNGAALPEAAGLELPDFAPAVGGPGAALMDGFGSDFGFDSTDDLLTMGDDGGTFNRRVKEGPERRLSRMVEISEERAAKILRKWAVDQAA from the coding sequence ATGAATCTGTTAAATCAATTAGTTCCCCTGCTTCGGAATCTTCAGAATCTCGGGAGAACGCGGCTGATGATCCTGGGGGGCGTGGGCGCTGTGTCCATGCTGCTGATCCTTTTTGCAGCCCTTTATGTCAATAAGCCCGCACAGGAGACGCTGTATGTCGGCCTGGATGCGACCGATCTAAACCAGATCAGCATCGCGCTCGCAGAAGCCAAGATCAATTTCCAGGTCGGCACCGATGGCACCAGCCTGACTGTTCCGGCGGGGATGACCGGCAAGGCCCGCGCGCTTCTCGCCGAGCGCGGCCTGCCCACCAGCGGCAAGGCCGGTTATGAGCTCTTCGACAATGTCGGTTCGCTCGGCCTGACCTCCTTCATGCAGGAAGTCACCCGCGTCCGCGCCCTCGAGGGCGAAATCAGCCGCACCATTACTTCGATCGCGGGCATCAGTGCCGCGCGCGTCCACATCGTCATGCAGGATGTCGGCAACTTCCGGAAGGCGGATCAGAAGCCGACTGCATCCGTTATGATCCGTGCGAGTGCGGAAGCTGCCCGCAAATCGGCTTCGGCCATCCGCCACCTCGTCGCCTCCGCAGTTCCCGGCCTGGAGGTCGATGACGTTACGATCCTCGACTCCACAGGCCAGTTGCTCGCATCGGGCGATGATCCCGGCAACGGCGCTCTCAGCCGCAATCTCGGCATCGTGCAGAATGTGCAGAGTGAAGTCGAATCCAACATCGACAAGGCCTTGGCGCCCTTCCTCGGCATGGATAATTTCCGCTCCAGCGTGACGGCCCAGCTGAATACCGACAGCCAGCAGGTGCAGGAAACCACATACGATCCGGACTCGAAGGTCGAACGGTCCGTCCGCACCGTGAAGGAAGCGCAGAAGTCGCAGCAGAGCCAGCCCGACAGTGCCGCGACCGTGGAGCAGAACATTCCGCAGGCAGCCCCGCAGTCCGGCGGCAATACGCCGACGTCGAACGATCAGTCCGACAAGCGCGAGGAGCAGACCAACTACGAAATCAACAGCAAGACGACGGCCACGACCCGCAACAGCTACAAGATCGAAAAGCTGTCCGTCGCTGTGGTGGTCAACAAGGGCCGTATCGCGCAAATGGTTGGCCAAGGCGCCGATCAGGCCAAGATCGACGCCTATGTTGCAGAGATGCAGAAGATCGTCGCAACGGCAGCAGGCGTCGATCAGGGCCGCGGCGATATCGTCACCGTCAATGCCATGGACTTCCTCGACAACCAGCTGCTTGAGGACACATCCTCCAGCTTCAGCATTACCGATATGCTAAGCCGTAACATGGCCGGCATCATCAACTCGCTGGCGTTCGTCGCAGTCGCCTTCCTGATCGTCTGGATGGGCTTCCGTCCGCTGATCCGCTCGCTCGGTGGTTCGTCCAACGGCGCGGCGCTTCCGGAAGCGGCAGGCCTGGAACTGCCGGATTTTGCGCCGGCCGTCGGCGGCCCCGGCGCTGCACTGATGGACGGCTTCGGCTCGGACTTCGGCTTCGACAGCACCGACGATCTGCTGACGATGGGCGACGATGGCGGCACCTTCAACCGCCGCGTCAAGGAAGGGCCGGAGCGCCGCCTGTCCCGTATGGTGGAAATCAGCGAAGAACGCGCTGCAAAGATCCTCAGGAAATGGGCCGTCGATCAGGCCGCCTGA